One Rhizoctonia solani chromosome 1, complete sequence DNA window includes the following coding sequences:
- a CDS encoding TPR-1 domain protein, giving the protein MSGGARFSFMDDNEEAPESPVPGSFPSSFPLPSPASSSIPGSFPSPLPSPTPSLAPATPSRGAPRSETPSISDVLVDENGSDASVADPNSGNATQDIPTDVVPILPPEGSADNPQPASAVSTPGIEEVSVVTHNSETPIREETPILEPETPVHDMTPGATDTRTPTPPIPIHFLQDLRPLENRAPSRSSRIHLPDLAEMLPEERAAITANEFLSSGDLEAAHQAITDLKELLSQGSNLPLSTKAQAAETLGAVLSQRFEHYGDVDDMEEAVEAQLKLASFSLESPDPELRIKSHGGLGRTLAAQFEHTADPDYAEYWLTLPASNLPSMHVPTMHGRSESLEQALARCEEALDSVPTNAPERTPLSGLLGGALLSRFDRTHSAEDVTRAVEFLGFAVEHTPEESPERPKRMRSYGDAIMMRAMVQNDMNSLNTAINIQEMALRLLTTEHAAYPATTGSLAKAFHIRYRATGDIHDLDKAIDYLKVTVEYTPFTDPDHARITDLLGKSFMAKYRTAVQPPRTQYLNYAVELHRQAVALTPSDHRRYAGRLESLGKAYSKRYRSQLRRQNAQQSDLDAAERCLREVIERDPSRIEDMLRELGNLGLH; this is encoded by the exons ATGTCAGGAGGAGCACGGTTTTCGTTCATGGATGATAATG AGGAAGCTCCTGAGTCCCCCGTCCCAGGATCCTTTCCTTCTTCTTTTCCTCTTCCGAGTCCTGCGTCATCCTCCATCCCAGGATCTTTTCCTTCTCCTCTTCCGAGCCCTACACCATCCCTCGCCCCCGCAACGCCTTCCAGGGGAGCTCCGAGGTCGGAAACACCCAGTATATCTGATGTACTTGTTGATGAGAACGGGTCGGATGCTAGTGTTGCTGACCCCAATTCTGGGAACGCAACTCAAGATATTCCTACTGATGTCGTACCTATCCTCCCACCTGAGGGTTCGGCAGACAATCCTCAACCCGCGAGTGCAGTCTCCACTCCCGGTATCGAGGAAGTTTCTGTTGTCACTCACAATTCGGAAACCCCCATTAGAG AAGAGACACCAATTCTTGAGCCTGAAACTCCCGTTCATGATATGACACCGGGCGCTACTGATACGCGAACCCCTACCCCCCCTATTCCCATCCATTTTCTCCAAGATCTTAGACCATTAGAGAACCGGGCTCCTTCAAGATCATCTCGCATCCATCTTCCGGACCTCGCAGAAATGCTCCCCGAGGAGCGAGCCGCTATCACAGCCAACGAGTTTCTATCAAGCGGCGATCTCGAAGCGGCCCATCAGGCGATCACCGATCTCAAAGAACTACTCAGCCAGGGGTCTAATCTTCCTCTATCTACAAAAGCTCAAGCCGCTGAAACGCTCGGCGCTGTATTATCTCAAAGGTTCGAGCATTATGGGGACGTCGACGACATGGAGGAAGCGGTCGAAGCTCAGCTGAAACTAGCTTCATTCTCACTGGAGAGCCCTGACCCAGAGCTGAGAATAAAGAGCCATGGGGGGCTGGGTCGTACTTTGGCTGCCCAATTTGAGCACACCGCAGATCCGGACTATGCAGA GTATTGGCTGACTTTGCCCGCATCGAACTTGCCCAGTATGCACGTTCCGACGATGCACGGACGATCGGAGTCTCTTGAGCAGGCGCTTGCACGGTGTGAAGAAGCACTTGACTCGGTTCCAACGAATGCTCCTGAGCGAACGCCCTTATCCGGACTACTGGGTGGTGCATTACTATCCCGTTTTGACCGAACCCATAGTGCCGAGGATGTTACTCGTGCAGTTGAATTCCTAGGGTTTGCGGTTGAACATACCCCGGAAGAAAGCCCAGAGCGACCGAAGCGAATGCGCAGCTATGGGGACGCGATCATGATGCGTGCCATGGTTCAGAACGACATGAATAGCTTGAATACAGCAATCAATATCCAAGAGATGGCTCTCCGATTACTTACTACCGAACATGCTGCCTATCCGGCTACAACAGGCAGTCTAGCCAAGGCCTTCCATATTCGCTACAGAGCCACAGGTGATATTCACGACCTAGATAAAGCGATTGATTATCTCAAGGTCACGGTCGAATATACACCGTTTACAGATCCAGACCACGCACGTATCACTGATttgcttggcaagtcttTCATGGCTAAGTACAGAACAGCCGTTCAACCTCCCAGGACCCAATACTTGAATTATGCTGTCGAATTACATCGCCAGGCTGTCGCACTTACTCCTTCAGACCATCGACGTTATGCGGGTCGGCTAGAGTCGCTTGGGAAAGCCTACTCAAAGAGGTACCGTTCTCAGCTTCGTCGCCAGAATGCTCAGCAGAGTGATTTGGATGCGGCAGAAAGGTGTTTGAGGGAAGTAATAGAGAGGGATCCCAGCCGAATCGAGGATATGCTTCGTGAGCTTGGTAATCTTGGTCTTCATTAG